The Pseudoxanthomonas sp. genome segment CGGTGGCGCGGTCCAGTTCGAACAGGGGCGCGACGGTCGTCGTCGCCACCGGCGGGGCAGGCAGGTTCATCGTGCGGCGGGGCGGGGAGATGCCCGTGCAGGGTAACCGAATCCCCGGCGCGGCCGGCGTGCGCGTCGTCGCCCTACAATGCGGGCATGCGCATCCGTCTGCTCCTGCTCGCCACCGCCTGCCTGCCGATCCTCGCCACGGCCCAGGTCACCGCCACCGGCGAGTACCTGGCGCGCATGGACCGCGACGGCGACGGCCGCGTCAGCCTGGCCGAGTACCAGGCGTGGATGAGTTACGCCTTCGACGGCATGGACCGCAACCGCGACGGCGTGCTGTCCGCCGACGAACTGCC includes the following:
- a CDS encoding calcium-dependent protein kinase 21, translated to MRIRLLLLATACLPILATAQVTATGEYLARMDRDGDGRVSLAEYQAWMSYAFDGMDRNRDGVLSADELPGGRGKPITRQAHLAQLAERFARQDVDRDGFLDERELAAPPR